The following are encoded in a window of Nakamurella sp. A5-74 genomic DNA:
- a CDS encoding DUF998 domain-containing protein yields the protein MAIMLPSLPVSDPDLRTRRAATVATLMVTAAVPAVVAAQVTAGSGYDSVVDPLSSLYWTREGWWFPIAVALFGVGALAAATAVGGGGRVGRTIGTLLALAGAGAGAAALFPADQLQPTWVGEVHRTGSLLLLLTPLLAGVLAVARQRRIGHGDAVLTVLLVCAAGSGTWFLAGFVASTSARVEDLPTSTVGLAQRILALAVIGVVARLAGTALRAASDHDRRGR from the coding sequence ATGGCGATCATGCTCCCGTCCCTGCCGGTCTCGGACCCGGACCTCCGCACCCGCCGGGCGGCCACGGTCGCCACGCTGATGGTCACTGCGGCCGTGCCGGCCGTGGTCGCGGCGCAGGTGACGGCCGGCTCGGGGTATGACTCTGTCGTCGATCCGCTGTCGTCCCTGTACTGGACGCGGGAGGGCTGGTGGTTCCCGATCGCCGTCGCACTGTTCGGCGTGGGAGCGCTCGCGGCGGCGACCGCCGTCGGCGGCGGCGGACGTGTCGGTCGGACCATCGGGACGCTGCTCGCCCTGGCCGGCGCCGGCGCCGGCGCTGCCGCCCTGTTCCCGGCCGATCAGCTGCAGCCGACCTGGGTGGGTGAGGTCCATCGGACAGGTTCACTGCTGCTGCTGCTCACGCCGCTGCTCGCCGGAGTGCTCGCCGTCGCCCGGCAGCGCCGAATCGGGCACGGCGATGCCGTACTGACCGTCCTGCTGGTGTGCGCGGCCGGATCCGGTACCTGGTTCCTGGCCGGCTTCGTCGCGAGCACCTCCGCCCGGGTCGAGGATCTGCCGACCTCGACAGTCGGTCTGGCGCAACGAATCCTGGCGCTCGCGGTGATCGGGGTGGTTGCTCGGCTGGCGGGCACGGCCCTGCGCGCTGCATCCGACCACGACCGGCGCGGACGCTGA
- a CDS encoding dihydrofolate reductase family protein, which produces MEQQVRVHNLGVTEDGYGAGVGQSLEQPFGHLDPGTLFSWIFPTAHWVGRSTPGGSRGLDDRFSREFTRNIGAEIMGRNKFGPQRGPWQDEDWQGWWGDEPPFHTPVFVLTHHPRPSFALSDTTFHFRDGSPAEVLAEAKAAADGQDVRIGGGVATIREFLDANLIDELHVAVSPITAGNGERLWERPEELTDRFHLERVPSPSGVTHLLFWRR; this is translated from the coding sequence ATGGAACAACAGGTTCGTGTGCACAACCTCGGCGTCACCGAGGACGGCTACGGCGCAGGGGTCGGCCAGAGCCTGGAACAGCCGTTCGGGCATCTGGACCCGGGAACGCTGTTCAGCTGGATCTTCCCCACCGCGCACTGGGTCGGTCGCAGCACTCCTGGCGGCAGTCGGGGTCTTGACGACCGGTTCAGTCGGGAGTTCACCCGCAACATCGGGGCGGAAATCATGGGGCGCAACAAGTTCGGCCCGCAGCGGGGGCCGTGGCAGGACGAGGACTGGCAGGGGTGGTGGGGTGACGAACCGCCGTTCCACACACCGGTCTTCGTCCTGACCCACCACCCACGGCCGTCGTTCGCGTTGTCCGACACGACGTTCCACTTCCGCGATGGTTCCCCTGCCGAAGTCCTGGCCGAGGCGAAGGCCGCGGCGGACGGTCAGGACGTCCGGATCGGCGGTGGGGTCGCCACCATCCGGGAGTTCCTGGACGCCAACCTGATCGACGAGCTGCACGTCGCCGTCTCCCCGATCACCGCCGGCAACGGCGAGAGGTTGTGGGAGCGCCCGGAGGAGCTCACCGATCGGTTCCATCTCGAGCGTGTGCCCAGCCCGAGCGGCGTGACCCACCTGCTGTTCTGGCGGCGCTGA
- a CDS encoding acyl-CoA thioesterase II, whose translation MSNHSDPETPADRPGSDLERDSDGVPRGQKVLDATLGLLDVHQLEVDLYRGYSPKNAMVRVFGGQVAAQAMVAACRTVPADRTVHSLHSYFVRPGDPRQPIDFRVDRTRDGRSFTTRRVVAQQGDQVIFTLSASFQIDEPGLDHQLDMPDVPDPDSLPTFAELVAGAPDAAPWDTLPRPVDIRYVTAPPWSRRSGSPQRGARNQVWFKADGAMPDDPVLHQCLLTYVSDLFLLDSALAAHGINSSARGLQMASLDHAVWFHRPIRMDDWVLYDTGSPSASGARGLAIGTFFSVDGPMLATVVQEGLVRLRR comes from the coding sequence GTGAGCAACCACTCCGATCCGGAAACGCCCGCCGACCGCCCGGGTAGCGATCTCGAGCGGGACAGCGACGGGGTTCCGCGTGGCCAGAAGGTGCTGGATGCCACGCTCGGCCTGTTGGACGTCCACCAGCTGGAGGTGGACCTCTACCGCGGATATTCGCCGAAGAACGCGATGGTCAGGGTCTTCGGCGGACAGGTCGCCGCACAGGCGATGGTCGCAGCCTGCCGCACGGTCCCTGCCGATCGGACAGTGCACTCGCTGCACTCCTACTTCGTGCGGCCGGGGGATCCGCGTCAGCCGATCGACTTCCGGGTCGATCGCACGCGTGACGGACGTTCCTTCACCACCCGCAGAGTGGTTGCGCAGCAGGGGGATCAGGTGATCTTCACGCTCTCGGCCTCCTTCCAGATCGACGAGCCCGGCCTGGACCACCAGCTCGACATGCCGGACGTGCCCGATCCGGACAGCCTGCCGACGTTTGCCGAGCTGGTCGCCGGGGCCCCCGATGCCGCGCCTTGGGACACGCTGCCGCGCCCGGTCGACATCCGGTACGTGACTGCGCCGCCGTGGTCCCGCAGGTCCGGTTCGCCGCAGCGCGGCGCGCGGAACCAGGTGTGGTTCAAGGCAGACGGCGCCATGCCTGACGACCCTGTCCTGCACCAGTGCCTGCTGACGTATGTGTCCGACCTGTTCCTGCTCGACTCGGCCCTCGCCGCGCACGGCATCAACTCATCGGCCCGCGGACTGCAGATGGCGTCGCTGGACCATGCCGTCTGGTTCCACCGCCCGATCCGGATGGATGACTGGGTGCTGTACGACACGGGTTCCCCCAGCGCGTCCGGCGCGCGAGGCTTGGCGATCGGGACCTTCTTCTCGGTGGACGGTCCGATGCTCGCCACCGTCGTGCAGGAGGGGCTGGTCCGGCTCCGCCGCTGA
- a CDS encoding branched-chain amino acid ABC transporter substrate-binding protein: MRTRSMTRMVAVGAIAALALSACASKDGVGSSSAPAAGGSTPAAGGSTPAAGGSSPAAGTSSAGGGSGKTLIISTDLPLQGSSATQSDSTNKLIQLYLDQIGSKAGDYTIKLQPYDDSTAAKGAWDDAACAKNATDHVANADEVAVMGTFNSGCAKVELPTLNQADMLMVSHANTNPGLTKTWDTGEPDKYYPGGARTYARVVTTDDYQGTAAAAYAKNDAKLTKCYVLNDNQTYGLGVAKAFTDAAKKQGIEIVGEASWDAKQTSYTSLFQKAKTAGADCVYLGGIYDNNGGQLVKDKVAVLGDNKTVKLMGPDGFTGYPDLLALPQAEGMFLTFAGLSVDQLIAKDGPGKKLIEAYTAKYGSAPTGSYPLYGVAATQVILAAIAKSDGTRKGVTDAVFGGDPVTIPESESVTGKEIQIDPKTGDTTARDITVEEVKGGKETFVKAQSVEG, translated from the coding sequence TTGCGCACTCGTTCCATGACCCGGATGGTCGCCGTCGGCGCGATCGCCGCACTGGCACTGTCCGCCTGCGCGAGCAAGGACGGCGTCGGATCCAGTTCGGCGCCGGCCGCAGGCGGCTCCACACCCGCGGCAGGCGGCTCCACACCCGCGGCAGGCGGTTCCAGCCCCGCTGCAGGAACCAGCTCCGCCGGCGGCGGCTCGGGCAAGACCCTCATCATCTCGACCGACCTCCCGTTGCAGGGCAGCTCGGCCACCCAGTCGGACTCCACCAACAAGCTCATCCAGCTCTACCTGGACCAGATCGGCAGCAAGGCCGGCGATTACACCATCAAGCTGCAGCCCTACGACGACTCGACCGCCGCCAAGGGCGCCTGGGACGACGCCGCCTGCGCGAAGAACGCCACCGATCACGTGGCCAACGCCGATGAGGTCGCCGTGATGGGCACCTTCAACTCCGGATGCGCCAAGGTCGAACTGCCCACGCTCAACCAGGCCGACATGCTGATGGTCTCGCACGCCAACACCAACCCGGGCCTGACCAAGACCTGGGACACCGGCGAGCCGGACAAGTACTACCCGGGCGGCGCGCGCACCTACGCCCGTGTCGTCACCACCGACGACTACCAGGGCACCGCGGCCGCGGCCTACGCCAAGAACGACGCCAAGCTCACCAAGTGCTACGTCCTCAACGACAACCAGACCTACGGTCTGGGCGTTGCCAAGGCGTTCACCGATGCCGCAAAGAAGCAGGGTATCGAGATCGTCGGCGAGGCGTCCTGGGATGCCAAGCAGACCAGCTACACCTCGCTGTTCCAGAAGGCCAAGACCGCCGGCGCCGATTGCGTGTACCTCGGCGGCATCTACGACAACAACGGTGGCCAGCTGGTCAAGGACAAGGTCGCAGTGCTCGGCGACAACAAGACCGTCAAGCTGATGGGCCCCGACGGGTTCACCGGCTACCCCGACCTGCTCGCGCTGCCGCAGGCCGAGGGCATGTTCCTCACCTTCGCCGGCCTGTCGGTCGACCAGCTGATCGCCAAGGACGGCCCCGGCAAGAAGCTGATCGAGGCCTACACCGCCAAGTACGGCTCCGCGCCGACCGGTAGCTACCCGCTCTACGGGGTGGCCGCGACCCAGGTCATCCTGGCTGCGATCGCCAAGTCGGACGGCACCCGCAAGGGCGTCACCGACGCGGTGTTCGGTGGCGACCCCGTCACCATCCCGGAGTCCGAGTCGGTCACCGGCAAGGAGATCCAGATCGACCCGAAGACCGGTGACACCACCGCGCGCGACATCACCGTCGAAGAGGTCAAGGGCGGCAAGGAGACATTCGTCAAGGCACAGTCCGTCGAAGGCTGA
- a CDS encoding branched-chain amino acid ABC transporter permease, with translation MTTLATAGTTRKAKVRLGPIIERYIGIAVLLLGLFWVVMNLIEDPDGFKDSFITGLNNGAIYALIALGYTMVYGIIELINFAHGDLFMLSTVVAANLAVNALGIGNLTIAAILPILLVLVITMAFGAVVNVGAEFFAYRRLRTAPKLAPLMTAVGLSFIFRGIGQSDYVNGSAPKNWPTIVWGGPVVGNLYLYQLLMVIGTTVLLLLVMTYIVSKTRRGKAMRAVAQDQDGARLMGINVNGTISFTFALGGALAGAAGVLYFLVRTNTYYDTGTQLGLIAFTAAVLGGIGNLTGAVVGGVLIGVVQAINEGGVYGLGQQWTQVVIFVILIVLMVFKPEGIFGKRTTEKV, from the coding sequence ATGACAACACTCGCGACAGCGGGTACCACGCGGAAGGCCAAGGTCCGTCTCGGACCGATCATCGAGCGGTACATCGGGATCGCGGTCCTGCTGCTGGGTCTGTTCTGGGTCGTCATGAACCTCATCGAGGATCCTGACGGGTTCAAGGACAGCTTCATCACCGGGCTGAACAACGGCGCCATCTACGCGCTGATCGCCCTCGGCTACACGATGGTGTACGGCATCATCGAGCTCATCAACTTCGCCCACGGCGACCTGTTCATGCTCTCGACCGTGGTGGCGGCCAACCTGGCAGTCAACGCACTGGGCATCGGCAACCTGACCATCGCGGCCATCCTGCCGATCCTGCTCGTCCTGGTGATCACCATGGCGTTCGGCGCCGTGGTCAACGTCGGCGCCGAGTTCTTCGCCTACCGCAGGCTGCGGACCGCGCCCAAGCTGGCGCCGCTGATGACGGCGGTCGGACTGAGCTTCATCTTCCGCGGCATCGGCCAGAGCGACTACGTCAACGGCTCGGCTCCGAAGAACTGGCCGACCATCGTGTGGGGTGGTCCGGTCGTCGGCAACCTCTACCTGTACCAACTGCTCATGGTGATCGGTACCACCGTGTTGCTGCTGCTGGTGATGACGTACATCGTGTCGAAGACCCGCCGCGGCAAGGCGATGCGGGCCGTCGCGCAGGACCAGGACGGCGCCCGCTTGATGGGGATCAACGTCAACGGCACCATCTCCTTCACCTTTGCCCTCGGTGGCGCGCTGGCCGGAGCTGCCGGCGTCCTCTACTTCTTGGTGCGCACCAACACCTATTACGACACCGGGACCCAGCTGGGCCTGATCGCCTTCACCGCGGCGGTGCTGGGCGGGATCGGCAATCTGACCGGCGCCGTCGTCGGCGGGGTGCTGATCGGTGTCGTCCAGGCGATCAACGAGGGTGGCGTGTACGGCCTCGGGCAGCAGTGGACCCAGGTGGTCATCTTCGTCATCCTCATCGTCCTGATGGTCTTCAAACCCGAAGGCATCTTCGGTAAACGCACGACAGAGAAGGTGTAG
- a CDS encoding response regulator, with protein sequence MTTTRRVLIAEDEALIRLDLKEMLIDEGFEVVGEAADGEQAVAMATELKPDLVIMDVKMPNKDGIEAAAEIVSEQIAPVVMLTAFSQRELIDRARDAGAMAYLVKPFSQSDLVPAIELAVARHQEMKVLREEIADVTQRLEARKIIDRAKGLLMTAQKMSEPEAFRWIQRTAMDRRTSMQAVAQAVVDGLAKKG encoded by the coding sequence ATGACCACCACCAGGCGTGTCCTCATCGCCGAGGACGAGGCGCTCATCCGTCTCGATCTGAAGGAGATGCTGATCGACGAGGGCTTCGAGGTGGTCGGTGAAGCCGCTGACGGAGAACAGGCTGTCGCCATGGCCACCGAGCTCAAGCCGGACCTGGTCATCATGGACGTCAAGATGCCCAACAAGGACGGCATCGAGGCGGCCGCGGAGATCGTCAGCGAGCAGATCGCGCCGGTCGTCATGCTCACCGCGTTCTCCCAGCGCGAGTTGATCGACCGGGCTCGCGACGCCGGGGCGATGGCGTACCTGGTGAAGCCGTTCTCGCAGTCCGACCTGGTCCCGGCGATCGAGCTGGCCGTCGCCCGTCACCAGGAGATGAAGGTGCTGCGCGAGGAGATCGCCGATGTCACCCAGCGGCTCGAGGCGCGCAAGATCATCGACCGGGCCAAGGGTCTGTTGATGACGGCCCAGAAGATGAGCGAGCCGGAGGCCTTCCGCTGGATCCAGCGCACCGCCATGGATCGCCGGACCTCGATGCAGGCCGTTGCACAGGCAGTGGTCGACGGGCTGGCCAAGAAAGGCTGA